Proteins from one Halovivax limisalsi genomic window:
- the citZ gene encoding citrate synthase codes for MADELTKGLEGVLAAESELSSIDGDAGRLIYRGYDIADLAERASYEEVVYLLWHGELPDRAALDSFTDAMAAERAVDESILETVRALAAAEEAPMAAMRTAVSMLSATDPDAEAPADDREAARRKARRITAKIPTLLAAYDRVRQDEAPIDPDPDLDLAANFLYMLTGEAPDDVAAETFDQALILHADHGLNASTFTAMVVGSTMADLYSSVTAGIGALSGPLHGGANQDVMEVLFEIESSDLDPREWVERATDEGRRIPGFGHRVYNVTDPRATILKARSAKLAETGDDTWYEITTAIEDYLTDEVGLVEKGIAPNVDFYSGSVYYQLGIPIDMYTPIFAMSRAAGWSAHVLEYQEDNRLIRPRGRYVGPDDREYVPIEDR; via the coding sequence ATGGCTGACGAGCTCACCAAAGGGCTGGAGGGTGTACTCGCCGCGGAATCCGAGCTGAGCTCGATCGACGGCGACGCCGGCCGATTGATCTACCGCGGCTACGACATCGCCGACCTGGCCGAACGGGCGAGCTACGAGGAGGTCGTCTACCTGCTCTGGCACGGCGAGCTGCCCGACCGGGCGGCACTGGACTCGTTTACCGACGCGATGGCCGCGGAGCGCGCCGTCGACGAGTCGATCCTCGAGACGGTTCGCGCGCTCGCCGCGGCCGAAGAGGCACCGATGGCGGCGATGCGAACCGCCGTCTCGATGCTCTCGGCGACCGACCCCGACGCCGAGGCGCCCGCCGACGATCGCGAGGCCGCCCGCCGGAAGGCCAGGCGGATCACCGCGAAGATCCCGACGCTGCTGGCCGCCTACGACCGGGTCCGCCAGGACGAGGCGCCGATCGATCCCGACCCGGATCTGGATCTCGCGGCGAATTTCCTCTACATGCTCACGGGTGAGGCACCCGACGACGTCGCCGCGGAGACGTTCGATCAGGCGCTGATCCTCCACGCCGACCACGGGCTGAACGCCTCGACGTTCACCGCGATGGTCGTCGGCTCGACGATGGCGGACCTCTACTCGTCGGTCACCGCCGGCATCGGCGCGCTCTCGGGCCCGCTCCACGGCGGGGCCAACCAGGACGTCATGGAGGTCCTCTTCGAGATCGAATCGAGCGATCTCGACCCGCGCGAGTGGGTCGAGCGGGCGACCGACGAGGGCCGGCGCATCCCCGGCTTCGGTCACCGCGTCTACAACGTGACGGACCCTCGAGCGACGATCCTCAAGGCCCGCAGCGCGAAACTGGCAGAAACCGGCGACGACACCTGGTACGAGATCACGACCGCGATCGAGGACTACCTCACCGACGAGGTCGGCCTCGTCGAGAAGGGTATCGCCCCGAACGTCGACTTCTACTCCGGCTCGGTCTACTACCAGCTCGGCATCCCGATCGACATGTACACGCCCATCTTCGCGATGAGTCGCGCCGCCGGCTGGTCCGCCCACGTCCTCGAGTATCAGGAGGACAATCGCCTCATCCGCCCGCGCGGACGCTACGTCGGGCCGGACGACCGCGAGTACGTCCCGATCGAGGATCGGTAG
- a CDS encoding Rieske (2Fe-2S) protein produces the protein MASDSTEAGAGGYVPVVDADELRTEGRKLVTPEGTAIALFHHEGEVRAVDNRCPHMGFPLSDGTVEDGILTCHWHHARFELSCGDTFDPWADDVRTYPVEVRDGTVYVDPNPPLDRPAEAHWADRLESGLEENLRLVVAKSTVGLLDAGVDPQDPITSTLEFGTSYRELGWSSGHTILGCMTNLLDDLDPDDRKRALYTGVRHVADDCDGAAPHFDQPSFATSEVSLDRLRSWFRDCIEVRDSDGAERCLRTAVAAGYGDCALADLVFTAATDHPYLSSGHTLDFANKAFESLDAVGWPDGGRGGESGDGAAGSAAGDGLVADTLASLVRPLATANRSDESAAWRRPVDLVALLSDVYGEDVSDVSGIEALVDAGSGETWTRPADFRETLLSDDPEAIVDALAEAVRNGADSATLAAEVSRAAATRVARFGTANEFNDWNTVHHTFTYANAVHQAARRTDAPALYRGVFDAAMSVYLDRFLNTPPAPVPAPGETESDRDPADIRSALLETFDEEGSVNEAGRLVAAHFDTGGDVDELKRTLGHGLLREDAGFHTLQNVEAAFRQHDLAETERDRRLPMIATARYMAAHFPTRREAEQTFSIATRLNRGERIHEA, from the coding sequence ATGGCATCCGATTCCACCGAGGCCGGGGCAGGTGGGTACGTCCCGGTCGTCGACGCCGACGAACTGCGAACGGAGGGACGAAAACTCGTCACGCCGGAGGGCACCGCAATCGCGCTGTTTCACCACGAGGGCGAGGTCCGCGCAGTCGACAACCGGTGTCCCCACATGGGCTTTCCCCTCTCGGACGGCACCGTCGAGGACGGCATCCTCACCTGTCACTGGCACCACGCGCGATTCGAGCTGTCCTGTGGCGACACCTTCGATCCGTGGGCGGACGACGTCCGGACCTATCCGGTCGAGGTGCGCGACGGGACGGTCTACGTCGATCCGAATCCGCCGCTCGATCGCCCGGCCGAAGCACACTGGGCGGATCGACTCGAGAGCGGCCTGGAGGAAAATCTCCGGCTCGTCGTCGCCAAGTCGACGGTCGGCCTGCTCGACGCCGGCGTCGACCCGCAAGATCCGATCACGTCGACGCTCGAGTTCGGCACCAGCTATCGCGAGCTGGGCTGGTCGTCGGGCCACACGATCCTCGGCTGTATGACGAACCTGCTCGACGACCTCGACCCCGACGATCGCAAACGCGCCCTCTACACGGGCGTCCGTCACGTCGCCGACGACTGCGACGGCGCGGCCCCGCACTTCGACCAGCCCTCGTTTGCGACAAGCGAGGTTTCGCTCGATCGACTTCGCAGCTGGTTCCGCGACTGCATCGAGGTTCGCGACAGCGACGGCGCCGAGCGCTGTCTGCGAACGGCCGTCGCGGCGGGCTACGGCGACTGCGCGCTCGCGGATCTCGTGTTCACCGCCGCGACGGACCACCCGTACCTGTCGTCGGGCCACACCCTCGATTTCGCGAACAAGGCCTTCGAGAGCCTCGACGCCGTCGGCTGGCCGGACGGTGGCCGCGGCGGGGAGTCCGGCGACGGTGCAGCGGGATCGGCCGCCGGCGACGGGCTGGTCGCCGACACGCTCGCCTCGCTCGTCCGGCCGCTCGCCACGGCGAACCGGAGCGACGAGTCGGCCGCCTGGCGCCGGCCGGTCGATCTCGTGGCGCTCCTCTCGGACGTCTACGGCGAGGACGTCTCGGACGTCTCCGGGATCGAAGCGCTGGTGGATGCGGGGTCTGGCGAGACGTGGACGCGCCCGGCCGACTTCCGCGAGACGCTGTTGAGCGACGATCCCGAGGCGATCGTCGACGCCCTCGCAGAGGCGGTCCGCAACGGCGCTGATTCGGCGACACTCGCGGCCGAGGTGAGTCGCGCCGCCGCCACGCGCGTCGCCCGCTTCGGGACGGCCAACGAGTTCAACGACTGGAACACCGTCCACCACACGTTCACGTACGCGAACGCGGTCCACCAGGCCGCCCGTCGAACCGACGCCCCGGCGCTCTACCGCGGGGTCTTCGACGCGGCGATGAGCGTCTACCTCGATCGGTTCCTCAATACGCCGCCCGCGCCGGTTCCGGCCCCCGGCGAGACCGAGTCCGATCGCGATCCGGCCGACATCCGGTCGGCCCTGCTCGAGACCTTCGACGAGGAGGGATCGGTGAACGAGGCGGGTCGCTTAGTCGCGGCGCACTTCGATACGGGGGGCGACGTCGACGAACTCAAACGGACCCTCGGGCACGGACTCCTCCGCGAGGACGCCGGCTTTCACACCCTGCAGAACGTCGAGGCCGCGTTCCGCCAGCACGACCTCGCGGAGACCGAGCGCGATCGCAGACTCCCCATGATCGCCACGGCACGCTACATGGCTGCACACTTCCCGACCCGACGCGAGGCCGAGCAGACCTTCTCGATCGCTACCCGGTTGAACCGGGGCGAGCGGATTCACGAGGCCTGA
- the ilvA gene encoding threonine ammonia-lyase, whose protein sequence is MLDLEDVEAARERVDQTARDTPLEYSHTYTAMTDAEIHLKLENFQRTGAFKIRGATNRIATLSEDEKARGVVTASAGNHAQGVALAATRIGVDSTIVMPDHAPTAKVKATRNYGGEVVLDGVDYDAAAERAHEIERERGLTYVHAFDDEAVMAGQGTIGLEIVEDCPEVDTVVVPIGGGGLISGIAAAVKGLDPSIRVIGVQAEGASSAAPSLEKGERVTIDSVETIADGIATRSIGDRTFEHIREYVDEVVTVSDAEIAVTMVYLLERSKTLVEGAGAVGLAATIFERFDYADGEVIVPLLSGGNVDMNTLTTVILRGLVEMGRYLKIRTVLKDRPGALEDLLSIFSRHDPNIYSIHHDRTSREIELSDAEVEIELEMRGHDHVDALLGDLREAGYEVEEVM, encoded by the coding sequence ATGCTCGATCTCGAGGACGTCGAAGCCGCGAGGGAGCGCGTGGATCAGACGGCGCGGGACACGCCGCTCGAATACTCGCACACCTACACGGCGATGACCGACGCGGAGATCCACCTCAAACTCGAGAACTTCCAGCGCACGGGCGCGTTCAAGATCCGCGGCGCGACGAACCGCATCGCGACCCTCTCCGAGGACGAAAAAGCCCGCGGCGTCGTCACCGCGAGCGCGGGCAACCACGCCCAGGGCGTCGCACTCGCGGCCACGCGCATCGGCGTCGACTCGACGATCGTCATGCCCGACCACGCGCCGACGGCGAAGGTCAAGGCGACGCGCAACTACGGCGGCGAGGTCGTCCTCGACGGGGTGGACTACGACGCCGCGGCCGAGCGCGCCCACGAGATCGAACGCGAGCGCGGGCTCACCTACGTCCACGCGTTCGACGACGAGGCCGTCATGGCCGGCCAGGGGACGATCGGCCTCGAGATCGTCGAGGACTGTCCCGAGGTCGACACCGTGGTCGTCCCGATCGGCGGGGGCGGCCTCATCAGCGGCATCGCTGCGGCGGTCAAAGGCCTCGACCCGAGTATCCGCGTCATCGGCGTCCAGGCCGAGGGCGCATCGAGCGCGGCCCCCTCGCTCGAGAAGGGCGAACGCGTCACCATCGATTCCGTCGAGACCATCGCGGACGGGATCGCGACGCGATCGATCGGCGACCGGACGTTCGAACACATCCGGGAGTACGTCGACGAGGTCGTCACCGTCTCCGACGCCGAGATCGCCGTCACGATGGTCTACCTCCTGGAGCGCTCGAAGACGCTCGTGGAGGGCGCTGGCGCCGTCGGCCTCGCGGCGACGATCTTCGAACGGTTCGACTACGCGGACGGCGAGGTGATCGTTCCGCTGCTCTCCGGCGGCAACGTCGACATGAACACGCTGACGACCGTCATCCTGCGCGGCCTCGTCGAGATGGGTCGCTACCTGAAAATCCGGACCGTCCTCAAGGATCGCCCGGGTGCGCTGGAGGACCTCCTCTCGATCTTCTCCCGGCACGATCCCAACATCTACTCGATCCATCACGATCGGACCTCCCGCGAGATCGAGCTCTCCGACGCCGAGGTCGAGATCGAACTCGAGATGCGCGGCCACGACCACGTCGACGCGTTACTGGGCGACCTCCGGGAGGCCGGGTACGAGGTCGAGGAAGTGATGTAG
- a CDS encoding multidrug transporter: MVELGRRNSSTIGTVIGLLVAIVAIVGTQMFDWEWGSDQLVPTVIGVLAAAIALVLVGRRYL; encoded by the coding sequence ATGGTCGAACTCGGCCGGCGAAATTCGTCGACGATCGGTACCGTCATCGGACTGCTCGTTGCGATCGTCGCCATCGTAGGCACGCAGATGTTCGACTGGGAGTGGGGCAGCGATCAACTCGTTCCCACGGTTATCGGCGTCCTCGCCGCGGCGATCGCGCTCGTCCTGGTCGGTCGACGATACCTGTAA
- a CDS encoding DUF367 family protein: MEIHVYYEGDDDPEKCTARRLERFDEAVLHRQMKAVPYGVALNPHAEQALSPADRADALDTLVALDCSWESAGEAAFSMAGEHRALPFLVAANPVNFGRPFELTTVEALAAALWILGEPEHAERLLEPFRWGETFLELNAEPLRRYAACEDSSEVVAVQDDYLADE, translated from the coding sequence GTGGAGATTCACGTTTACTACGAGGGCGACGACGATCCGGAGAAGTGCACGGCCCGCCGGCTGGAGCGCTTCGACGAGGCCGTCCTCCACCGCCAGATGAAGGCAGTTCCCTACGGAGTAGCCCTTAATCCACACGCCGAGCAGGCGCTCTCGCCAGCCGATCGCGCGGACGCCCTCGACACGCTCGTCGCCCTCGATTGCTCGTGGGAATCCGCGGGCGAAGCCGCGTTTTCCATGGCCGGCGAGCACCGCGCCCTCCCGTTCCTCGTCGCGGCCAATCCGGTCAACTTCGGTCGGCCGTTCGAACTGACCACCGTCGAGGCGCTCGCGGCGGCCCTGTGGATCCTCGGCGAGCCCGAGCACGCCGAACGGCTCCTCGAACCCTTCCGCTGGGGCGAGACGTTTCTCGAACTGAACGCCGAACCACTCCGGCGGTACGCCGCGTGCGAGGATTCGAGCGAGGTGGTCGCCGTCCAGGACGACTACCTCGCCGACGAGTGA
- a CDS encoding gamma-glutamylcyclotransferase family protein has protein sequence MRGDSPTDRAAGAVEFDPASAHLVFVYGTLTDPERVEAVLETDRFAFRGAVTLVGLRRVDGEYPTLVPGGPDRDHSLTVDDSRPAVNGRLLAVDDAGLESLDAYEGVDRGLYVRVAVPARLSAIDAEEAWCYVGDPDRLDAPGTWPGNAGFESRVRDALDDSEAFVTDATGTD, from the coding sequence GTGCGGGGAGATAGCCCGACCGATCGAGCCGCCGGCGCCGTCGAATTCGACCCGGCGTCCGCCCACCTCGTCTTCGTCTACGGGACGCTCACAGATCCGGAGCGAGTCGAGGCCGTGCTCGAAACCGACCGGTTCGCGTTCCGCGGCGCGGTGACACTCGTCGGCCTTCGCCGCGTCGACGGCGAGTACCCGACGCTCGTGCCGGGCGGGCCCGACCGCGATCACTCGCTCACCGTCGACGATTCTCGACCCGCGGTGAACGGCCGGCTTCTCGCCGTCGACGACGCCGGCCTCGAGTCCCTCGACGCGTACGAGGGCGTCGATCGCGGACTGTACGTCAGGGTCGCGGTCCCCGCCCGGCTGTCGGCGATCGACGCCGAGGAAGCCTGGTGTTACGTCGGGGATCCGGATCGCCTCGACGCGCCGGGGACCTGGCCCGGCAACGCCGGGTTCGAATCCCGTGTTCGCGACGCGCTCGACGACTCCGAGGCGTTCGTCACCGACGCAACTGGGACCGACTGA
- a CDS encoding RPA family protein has protein sequence MSQSDISREVARRVFASEFNDATYTFKESDDERAPNYALLPTGERANRVFAVGTLTETEDVGDESEYWRGRVVDPTGTFFVYAGQYQPEAAAVLREAEPPEYVAVVGKPRTYEPEDGSITVSLRPESITIVDETTRDRWVVETAERTLDRIEATQEWEAQRDDPEGGATAPTNEYAQLAREEYDSPVENYRQAVVQALESLDELEAAA, from the coding sequence ATGAGCCAGTCAGACATCTCCCGCGAAGTCGCCCGCCGCGTCTTCGCCTCGGAGTTCAACGACGCGACGTACACCTTCAAGGAATCGGACGACGAGCGGGCGCCCAACTACGCGCTCTTGCCCACGGGCGAGCGCGCGAATCGCGTCTTCGCCGTCGGCACCCTCACCGAGACGGAGGACGTCGGCGACGAATCGGAGTACTGGCGCGGGCGCGTCGTCGACCCGACGGGCACGTTCTTCGTCTACGCCGGCCAGTACCAGCCCGAAGCCGCGGCGGTCCTCCGCGAGGCCGAGCCGCCGGAGTACGTCGCCGTCGTCGGCAAGCCGCGCACGTACGAACCCGAGGACGGCTCGATCACCGTCTCGCTGCGCCCCGAGTCGATCACGATCGTCGACGAGACCACCCGCGATCGGTGGGTCGTCGAGACGGCCGAGCGGACCCTCGACCGCATCGAGGCCACCCAGGAGTGGGAGGCCCAGCGCGACGACCCTGAGGGCGGTGCGACCGCCCCGACGAACGAGTACGCCCAGCTCGCCCGCGAGGAGTACGACTCGCCGGTCGAGAACTACCGCCAGGCCGTCGTCCAGGCCCTGGAGAGCCTGGACGAACTCGAAGCGGCGGCGTAA
- a CDS encoding DUF7490 domain-containing protein: MHREQALVIVAGLVLVATLSTLSLSGAIAVPDDPEPAVEPPERASLAEVTVAAEEVTGETATIALETALSPEITPVENLTVVHRATDAESGLQVARTEQTVETLEADREYAVSGALELPRTSAYQVETILYVDGVRGDAVTRTIEGVETLTPGYAATDVEFHRFGGVDGPLEDVPAIEFTVESTEADRASLDVASFLTNTGDDPETGLELAVTARQSDSNVVADSATVDVGEIEGGETVTPSVTLDVPTEYDYYLDATLWRGDTIVATDRATANLGPGNLTVDRGGSEGGIQVSDFEPSNDRHRGEDGTGASDDGGDDGADATGHGDDGTPGFGVITALVALLAIGLRSRRTSHD, from the coding sequence ATGCACCGCGAACAGGCCCTCGTGATCGTGGCGGGGCTCGTCCTCGTGGCGACGCTCTCCACGCTCAGCCTCTCCGGCGCGATCGCCGTCCCCGACGATCCCGAACCGGCCGTCGAGCCGCCCGAGCGGGCGTCGCTCGCGGAAGTGACCGTCGCCGCCGAGGAGGTGACCGGCGAGACGGCGACGATCGCCCTCGAGACGGCGCTCTCGCCCGAGATCACGCCCGTCGAGAACCTCACGGTGGTCCACCGGGCGACCGACGCCGAATCGGGGCTCCAGGTCGCGAGGACCGAACAAACGGTCGAGACGCTCGAAGCCGATCGCGAGTACGCCGTCTCGGGGGCGCTCGAGCTCCCGCGAACGAGCGCGTACCAGGTCGAGACGATCCTCTACGTCGACGGCGTCCGCGGCGACGCCGTCACGCGAACGATCGAAGGCGTCGAGACCCTCACGCCGGGTTACGCCGCGACTGACGTCGAGTTTCACCGCTTCGGCGGCGTCGACGGACCGCTCGAGGACGTCCCGGCGATCGAATTTACGGTCGAATCGACCGAGGCCGACCGCGCGTCCCTCGACGTCGCCAGTTTCCTCACGAACACGGGGGACGATCCGGAGACCGGCCTCGAACTCGCGGTGACGGCCCGGCAGTCCGACTCGAACGTCGTCGCCGACTCCGCGACGGTCGACGTGGGGGAGATCGAGGGCGGTGAGACGGTGACCCCGTCCGTGACGCTCGACGTCCCGACCGAGTACGACTACTACCTCGACGCCACGCTCTGGCGCGGCGACACGATCGTCGCGACCGATCGGGCCACCGCGAACCTCGGCCCGGGCAACCTGACCGTCGATCGAGGCGGGTCGGAAGGCGGCATCCAGGTGAGCGACTTCGAACCGTCGAATGACCGCCACCGGGGCGAGGATGGGACCGGCGCGAGCGACGACGGCGGTGACGATGGGGCCGACGCGACCGGTCACGGCGACGACGGAACGCCGGGCTTCGGCGTGATAACCGCGCTCGTCGCGCTGCTCGCGATCGGACTGCGTTCCCGGAGGACCAGCCATGACTGA
- a CDS encoding MATE family efflux transporter, producing MATGSVRARTFAVWRRVLALAWPIMAEQTTRTLMRTVDILVTATFSPAAITAIGLADIYARLPLRIGLGLGGGAIALSSQDTGRGAGTSRDEAITQAILIGALAGVPFVVGGLLLSDWAISVLGAESAVVEFGAIYLAIVMVTAPARHVGIIAARALQGTGDTVSPMIVNVIANVGNVTGSVVLGLGWFGAPDLGIVGVGLATGAANVFTAVLLVLVVASPFRDSSLVRPTDWVVTKQLVAVSTPRVAEGLVATAIEFPFNSLLLVLGTEVNAGYQVGRRVYQQITSPLGRGYNVAASIVVGQSLGAGDPDRARFEGWAITALGLATVGVIGLVLARYAPDFVAVFDPDDPATVEHAITFAAAYGIGAPFLVSYIVISGALQGAGETKIPFLARVSGLVLFYLGFSYVAAIEFDYGPAGVGAGIVGYFVWSLLVVGVGFRYGDWAGKAARMMDERSLAGDD from the coding sequence ATGGCAACGGGCAGCGTCCGCGCGCGAACGTTCGCCGTCTGGCGGCGCGTGCTCGCGCTGGCGTGGCCGATCATGGCCGAGCAGACGACGCGGACGCTGATGCGGACGGTCGACATCCTCGTCACGGCCACCTTCTCGCCCGCGGCGATCACCGCGATCGGACTGGCGGACATCTACGCGCGCCTGCCGCTGCGGATCGGCCTCGGACTCGGCGGCGGCGCGATCGCGCTGTCGAGCCAGGATACGGGTCGCGGCGCGGGAACCAGCCGGGACGAGGCGATCACCCAGGCGATCCTGATCGGCGCGCTCGCGGGCGTCCCCTTCGTCGTCGGCGGGTTGCTCCTGTCCGACTGGGCGATTTCGGTCCTCGGGGCCGAGTCGGCCGTCGTCGAGTTCGGCGCGATCTACCTCGCGATCGTGATGGTGACGGCGCCGGCCCGCCACGTCGGGATCATCGCCGCCCGGGCGCTCCAGGGAACCGGCGACACCGTCTCTCCGATGATCGTCAACGTTATCGCGAACGTCGGGAACGTGACCGGCTCCGTCGTCCTCGGCCTCGGCTGGTTCGGCGCACCGGATCTGGGGATCGTCGGCGTCGGCCTCGCGACGGGCGCGGCGAACGTGTTCACGGCCGTACTACTCGTCCTCGTCGTCGCGAGCCCGTTCCGCGACAGTTCGCTGGTCCGGCCGACCGACTGGGTCGTGACGAAACAGCTCGTCGCCGTGAGCACCCCGCGGGTGGCCGAGGGGCTGGTCGCGACCGCCATCGAGTTTCCCTTCAACTCGCTGTTGCTCGTCCTCGGCACCGAGGTCAACGCCGGCTACCAGGTCGGCCGGCGCGTCTACCAGCAGATCACCAGCCCGCTCGGCCGCGGCTACAACGTCGCCGCGAGCATCGTCGTCGGCCAGTCGCTCGGCGCCGGCGACCCCGACCGGGCCCGGTTCGAAGGGTGGGCGATCACCGCCCTCGGCCTCGCGACGGTGGGCGTGATCGGCCTCGTCCTCGCCCGGTACGCCCCCGACTTCGTCGCCGTCTTCGACCCGGACGACCCGGCGACGGTCGAACACGCGATCACGTTCGCCGCCGCCTACGGAATCGGCGCGCCGTTCCTCGTCTCCTACATCGTCATCTCCGGCGCGCTGCAGGGCGCCGGCGAGACGAAGATTCCGTTCCTGGCCCGCGTCAGCGGCCTCGTGCTCTTCTACCTCGGCTTCTCCTACGTCGCCGCCATCGAGTTCGACTACGGCCCGGCGGGCGTCGGCGCGGGCATCGTCGGCTACTTCGTCTGGTCGTTACTCGTCGTCGGCGTCGGCTTCCGGTACGGCGACTGGGCCGGCAAAGCCGCCCGGATGATGGACGAACGATCGCTGGCCGGCGACGACTGA